TGCCATTTTTGTTGGTGCCGTTGTGCCTGGTTTGGAGcaggtggcagggctggggtgggctcagctctgcagtcTCCTCTTTGTCCATATTTCCTCGGCGGTTTAAGCTGAGAGGAGCTGTTCACCCATTGGATACAACCTGTTGTATCTTGGACCCAgagaaatttgattttctttgtggaTCATAGCCTTCCTAGGGACCCAGCATGGATCTTCCCTCCTGTGTGGCGTGGGTGTATCTTGGTTTATAACTTGTGGCTCTAACTTTGCTCTGGGCGAGTGCTGCTCTGTATCCTCAGCGTCAGGCTGGAGCCCCGCTccagatttctttctgctgcGTAGATGCTGGATCGTTTCAATCAAAGCTTTGTAGTTCTTTGAAATCTATTTTACGTTATTAAGATCTGGAATCGTTGCTCTCTGCTGGTGAAACGTCTCTGGGATGGAGGGAACATCGGGCGAGCAGCAGAATTGGCACTTGAGCGCTGGGTTTAACTAAATCACAGAAGCTCCATTCCAATGGGATGATGATCTGAGAGATTATCGAGGCTGGCATTTTGGGGAAAGCTGGCTGCAGATTGTTTTGGAACACCAGATGAGTGCAGCCCCGCTCCAGTTGAATTCCCAGCCCTCcgggcagagcagagcactcTGTGCTCCAGAAAACCCACCTCAGCCTGCCCTGTCAGCATGTTCAGGGCACAGCTTGTGAGCTACAGGTTCTGGTCATAAGTCCTTGGCTCGATGAGTCTGTGCTGGAAAAGCTCGTCCTGGGatgtgggagctggggctgtgagaGGTGCCAGGGGCTGTGAGAGGTGGCAGTggccagaggagcaggatcAGGGATAAAAGCTCGTCCTGGGatgtgggagctggggctgtgagaGGTGGCAATGGCCAGAGGAACAGGATCAGGGATAAAAGCTCGTCCTGGGATGTGGGAGTTGGGGCTGTAAGAGGTGGCAATggccagaggagcaggatcAGGGAAAAAAGCTCGTCCTGGGatgtgggagctggggctgtgagaGGTGGCAGTggccagaggagcaggatcAGGGATAAAAGCTCGTCCTGGGATGTGGGAGTTGGGGCTGTGAGAGGTGGCAGTGGCCAGAGGAACAGGATCAGGGATAAAAGCTCGTCCTGGGATGTGGGAGTTGGGGCTGTGAGAGGTGGCAGTGGCCAGAGGAACAGGATCAGGGATAAAAGCTCGTCATCCCgagggctctgtccctgtgcccctccTTGCCCGAGTCTGGAGTGATGCTCAAGTGCCAGCAGAACCGGTGCCGCTGGCAGGGGCTCAGGGAGGGTTGAGGACATCGACCCATGGGGATTTGAGGACCCATCCAAGCTGAGCCTTTTCTTGTGTCCTCAGCTGTGCTTCCACTCAGAGGGGGATCTCTCTGTGCAGGATCTTCCTTTTGAACTTGTGTTCACTTGTGAGCTCGCCCTGATGCCGGGAGGGCAGCACGGGTGGGGTATttctcctgggagctgcctcaGGTTGTGAGCGAGGTGTGAGCTCTCACGCAGGGCTCTGGACCAGGAAGGATGCTGAGCTTCCTGAGACGAATCCTGGAGACCAGGAGAGCTACAAGGTGCAGCCACGCTGTGGAAGTGGCTCTACCAATGTAGGGACAACTGGAAAATGAAGCAGGGTAGAGACTGGAGGGATGTGTAGGTAAAACCTGGTTCTGGTTGCAGCCAGGGGTGACACGGGTAGGTGAGAGGTGACAACACACGGGCGTGTGAAGTGTCACCATCTCTTGGCACTGCTCCTCTAGTTTAATCCTTGGGAATGTCCTTTAGTGAAGTGAAGGAGCTCATTTCCATCATTAGCACGTTTTACCAGCTCTGAGGAAGGGGTTTGGTGAAGTAACTCAGTGTGGAGCTTTTGAACATGAGGAGCAAGCACAGCTGGGGGAGTCTGAAAATCATTTGTAAATGGAAGCTGTCCTCTCTAGTCCCCAGGGTTTGCCTGCTGGACCTTGGAAACTCTTGAAATTCTCCCCAAAGCAGCACTGAAGTATTGGGATCGAGGTGTGGCTGTTGTGGTACTTCGGTCTGATGCTGACTCTGAATTTTCTCTTGccctcagctgcttttcctcatcGGTTGAACCTTTTTTACTTGGCTAACGATGTCATACAGAACTGCAAGAGGAAAAATGCCATTGTCTTTCGGGACACCTTTGCAGAGGTGCTTCCTGAGGCTGCTTCGTTAGTGAAGTGAGTAACGAACTAACGGGCTGTCGGGAGGCTGAGTGTCTcaaaaaaggggaatttttcTTCTGACGTCTCAAACTCTTTAGAAACATCAGCAGAACTGAGAGGATTCTGTTGGAACAGCCGTGTCTTTGCAGAGTGGGCCAGGGCGGGCATGAGCTGGGTTTTAATTTGCACAGGGGGGTGGTTTGAGTCAAATTATCCTGTGGGGCGAGGGAAACCTCGCACCAGTGTCCTGCTGTCATGGGGTAAACAACTCTTCTCCTCCAGGGATCCATCCGTTTCCAAATCCATTGAAAGAATCTTCAAAATTTGGGAGGACAGAAACGTGTACCCTGAGGAAACCATTTTGGCACTGAAAGAAGCACTGAGTAAGTTACTTACCCTTTGCATTTCTCACCTTACAAACTGCCACGTGAGCCCGCTGTAGTTGTAGAAATAGTCTGGGGTCACCGAGGGGAATGAGGGGCATTTGGCACCTGGCACGGGCTGTAACGTAGCCGGGTGTGGGACGCGAGCAGCGCTGGATTCTCCTCCTTTACCTCTTTTGTACCTTTCTCAAGGCAGCTGTGAATTCTTTCACGTGAGCTGGAACTGCTCCAGCTGAGAGCATGAGGCTGAAATTGTGCTAAATGTCCTGACCAGGGTGCTCTGGCTCTACCTCCAAGTCCAACTCAGTGACAGGCTGGTTTAACTGACGATATTTGTGGGGtaggaagaagcagaagcaaagcaggaggGTGAAGAGTCCTCAAGTCCTTACGGAAGAAACACACGGAGTCGGTTAAAGCCAGGAGTTAGCAGTGCAGTACTTGAAGGAAATCAGTCcaggctttgcttttctcacaTCACGAAGAGCTGAAGGTACTCAGGAAGCCCTCAGGTGTGGTCTGAGGGTCGGTGGCCATCAGGGCAGGAGGAACGTGGTTGTCTTGGGTCGGGCTGTGGCACGAGGACAGGCTCGAGCTGGGTGTTGCATGCTGAGAAGTGACGTTTGTGCTTTTGCTCTGAAATCCCTCATTTCTGTACACCTTGAAAACAGGTCTGTGAGGTTTCAGGTAAATCAGGTATTGTGGCTGCTTTCCCAATGGGGGCAGCACTTGTCTGTTCCATGCTGATTCCGTTACAGCCTCCCTAAAGAGTTTTGTTTTTAGATTCcttgtgttttcccttttaacTGTGATTTTTGAACTGCCTTAGTGTAAGGGCAAACAGaaacttgatttaaaaatgGCAGACCACCCCCAGGTTGCTGCATTCCTGAGTAAACTGAGGTTCTCTTGGGCATCCAGCACCTCCTCTAAGGAAGTTGGTCgaggtattttaaaacaaatttctgtTCACTCTTTCACCGTGCAACTGTACGGCACCAAAAACCAGATTTTGACAGGAATCCCATAATGCCAGACTGccaaaaatgaaatgttttccagGTACCACTTTCAAAACTCAGAAGCAGCTGAAAGAGTCTCTGAACAAACCGAATAAGCCGTGGAAGAAATCACAAAGTAAGGAACCACTGTGAACTCTGTGCACTAATGCAGAAATTGTCTGCTCGAGCAGCAGAAAGGCTGAGCCCCAGCGTGGGCTGAGCTCAGATGGCTCAGAAGGGCCCCAAGATGTGCACACCAAGGAGATGCTGGTAGAAAACAACTTTGTAAAGAACAGAAGTGAGGCAAAAATAAGATAAGAGAGCAGAGGTTGTGGACAGGAGAGGAAAGAGCTGGTGGAACCTCTTGGAAGCTGCTCTTAGACTGGTCAGAGATGGAGAGAAgacagagagaagcaggagatgGACATTCCCTTCGTGCTCAGGAGcactcctgccccagcaggctgggctgggaggaggaacCTGGAGCTGGGGGTTCAGGGACAGGAAATGTGACAGTCCAACAGTCCAGAACCCACACCAGCAGGAGAGAATTTATGATAACAGAGTGACCTTAATGATCTCATTTTGCACCAACACCCTCAGTGGTTCCCACAGAGGTGGTGAGAGGTCAGGTGTGACGTGTGGGGACATCAGGTGTGATGTGTGACATGTGGGACGTCAGGTGTATGAGTGGCACAGGGTGACATCAGAAGGTTAAAAGAGTTGGGGAGTGTTTATTACCAGAAGCTGCTTTCCCAGACAGAACTGGGCTGTATCCAGCGTGGATGGAGGGTTTAGTGCTTTGCTTCTCATCAgctcatttcttctttcctgtttctcctATTTTGTCCAGAATCTGATGGATTCAGTCTCTTGCCAGCAGGACTCGTGCCCCCACCCTGTAACCAGGTGTGACAGTTGTTAAGGCTCTGAGCATGGTCAGACCTAGGGAAGTGCCCAGGGGAGACCCTGCCCGCAGGAAACCTGGGCTCcatgtcagctccagctctggcacTTTGGGAATAACATTCCCTTCCTCCTAGAGAGCTGTGACTCCTTGGATAAGGCTGTTAGATCGACCATTGCAGGGACTTGTCTTCCTGAGGAAAAGGTGTGCCCAGGAAACGTTCAGAGCGTgttaaaaagcagcagagtcACTTGCTGAGCTCGGTTCCAGTCCAGCTGTGTGTGTCCGTGTCCCCGTGAGCTGCCAGGAGCCCGGAGCGCTGAGGGACACGTGCATGGAGGGGAGGATGTGATGGGTAACACATAAAGTTatctaaaaatatcttttattcgGCTGCCTTTTGTGACTGACTGTCCATCAGGATGCGGTTCCTTCATTTCTTCACGATTTTCCTTTATCCCCACAGCCTCCACCAACCCGAAAGCTGCTCTGAAGTCCAAGATTGTTGCCGAATTCCGAGTAAGTCTGTGAGTGGAAGTGACCCATGGCACTGACCCCCACCTTGGGGGTTTGCATGTGGGGTGACCCCAGGCCCAAGAGCCACCTGTGACGTGGAGGTTGTGACACCCATGGGTGGGGGCTGAGCAGGCTCAGGACGTCCTCTTGAGGAGGAGTTTGGGGTGGCTGAAGAGTTGGTGGCAAGAAATTGGTGTAAATTCAGTCCCCTGACAGAGTGGGATGTGTTCCTGAAATGCACAGGCACCTGTAGAGTGAAATGGggagtaaataaaaaaagaccTGTCCCTACTCTTAACCAGGAGATTTGTGAAATTGCAGCTCCTACCTGAGCACAGGTTTGTTCATGGTGAGATTTGGGATTAAAAATCCCGGGATCCACGTGATTCCTGGGTCAGCTCTTGCTTGTAAGCAGCCTGGAACAGAGAAAGAGGCAGGACATCTCTTCCCTGGAACGTGATAAGGAGGATTTTTCTGTGTGCTCTATTCCAGCCCCAGTCCCTCATTGATGAGCTGCTGTTGTACAAGCGCTCGGAAGATCAGATAGAGCTGAAGGAGAAGCAGCTTTCCACTATGAGGGTGGACGTCTGCAGCACTGAGACACTCAAGTGCTTGAAAGGTAAAACCCCGAGGGCACCAAAGGTGTTGTGGGAGCTCCTCAGTTCTGTCAAGGTGGGAAATGCCAGAATTTGTATCTGGGAAATGCCAGAATTTCAGAGTGGGGTTAAGTACCAGCTATCAGGAGCCAAAAATCATGGTTAGTTTGAATTTCTGTGGAAACTCTCGGGTGCAGAGCTCAGACCAAGCAAATGACTGTCTGAAAGCCAACGCTCTTTTAGCAACCAGGCCAGCTCCTTGCCAGATCCCAGTGGATGACCAGGGCTGTCTGGGAGTTTGCAGCTCCACTGTCCCAATATCCTGGGTGCTGCTGTTGAGGCCACACTTCTGTGGTTTGGTGCATTGGCAGCTCATTTCCGTGGTGTTCACCTCTCTGCAGATAAAACAGGAGGGAAGAAATTCTCCAAAGAGTTTGAAGAAGCGAGTTCAAAGCTGGAGGAATTTGTCAATGGCTTGGACAAGCAAGTGAAGAACGGCCCCTCGCTCACCGAGGCGCTGGAGAACGCTGGGATATTCTACGAGGCACAGTACAAAGAAGTCAAGGTGGTGGCAAATGTAAGTGTGCCTTTTCTGGATCCTCCACAGGCGGAACAGCATCTGCCTGTGGTTCCACCTCGAGGCTGGAAAACGCCTCATCTCTCTATTCCCAAATCAAAGTTTGTGGGATTGGTGTAAGGGTGGTTTCCAAAGAGAGCAAAATGGAGGCTTTGGTCAAAATCCAGGAGCTGGAAGCTTGATTTGTGTGTGTTGCTGGAATGTTTGATCTAGATTTTTAAACAGGGCAAAATTACAGTTAGTGTGACAAATCCTGAATTCTGGAAACCTGGGATTTATGTGAGAGCTAAGATGAGCAAAGAAAAACCAGTAATAAAGTATaataaaaacaaccaacacCCTCCAGATCCTACCAAAAGCCCCAGAATGGGCAGAACGCATTTCTTAAAATACAGGAGGGGTTATGAAAATCGTTTTAAGTCAGTGTAAAAAGGTTTTATCCTCCCCACTTCTTCTGGCTGTTGCCCTGTGAGTCCCATGGAGGAGCCGAGTTCTTAGCACAGCAGGGTCCAGGGATTTGGAATCATTTTTCTCAGACTGTGTGTTGCTTCCTTAAGGAAGCAACTCAGGCGTGAAAGATCCCCCAAGTCCGgtgtccttccttcctcaggCCTATAAAACATTTGCTAACCGAGTGAGCaatctgaagaaaaagctgGACCAGCTGAAAGCAACTCTTCCCGATCCCGAGGAgtctcctgtcccctctcccagcaTGGACGCTCCATCTCCGACGGGCTCCGAGTCCCCTTTCCAGGGCATGGGGGAGGAGAACAGCAGCcgctctccagcagctggaggccgCAAGATGGTTTCCCCAGAGCCTGCGACGGATAATCGGGATGTGGAGGACATGGAGCTCTCCGATGTGGAGGACGACACGTCGAAAATCATCGGTATGTGATTGTCCTGTGGGAATTATAGGACGAACCAGTCTTTCCCAGCTTCGTTTGGGACGTGGAGGAGGCACAAAGCCTTGTGCTGGGCTGTGGATGGGGCTGTTGGGTTTGAATCTCCTGGCAGGGAAGTCCCAGGCCCACTGTGATAATGTCCCAAAACACTTATCCAAGGTGTTTTTACATCTGTGGGAATCAGAACTGATGTTCCCTGAGACTTTTGAGTGACCTTTCTGCTCCTGTTCCCCTGTCTCCATTGCagtggaggagaggaaggacaaacaggctgctccagcccccgcCAAGACAGAGAGTGTCCCCAAAGCGGTGCCATCAGCTGCTGCGGCTGCCACAGCCTCGGGGACGGTGGCCacgccggccccggcccctccAACCCCCCCGGCTCCGAAGGTGGTGAGCACGGCTCCCATCCCCCTGGCACCGACACTCGCCTTACCCAACCTGGCCAACGTGGACCTGGCCAAGATCAGCTCCATCCTGAGCAGTCTGACATCGGTGATGAAGAGCACAGGTGAGTGCTGAGCCGGGCCGTGGAGCACCGGCGCTTAGGGAGCTGGGTGATCATTTAAAGCTTTAATTGTCTCAGAATCGACTGAGTGAGTTACTGCTCTCAGAGGTCTGGCTCAGTCTCTGGCATGTGGTGTCACTCTCCGAGCCTCTCCTTGCTCGTGCTCCCTTGTGCCTTTTGGGAAACCTGGGTCAAAAGCACGTGCGTTGCCGGAGCAGCGCGGGTGAGTGGtgtctgctcctgccccaggtgTGAGTCCCGCCTCGAGACCTTCTCCAGGGACCCCGACCAGCCCCACAGCTCTCACCAGTGGCCTGAAGactcctgtgctgggaactgCCTCTGCTCCTTCGAATCCGTTAGCAAATATTCTCTCCAAAGTTGAGATAACTCCGGAAAGCATTTTGTCGGCTCTCTCCAAAACCCAGACTCAGACGGCGCCAGCGCTGCAAGGTACTGGGGTGGGTGTTGGAGGAGGGCTGGCAGGTGACTGAGGGCAGTGGCTGGGCTGAAACGTGCTGCTCTGCTCGTCCTAAAGCAAGGACAGAGGAAGAGAAGCTTCACTGGAATGTTTTACGTCTCTGGCACGTGTGGATGGTGTTTCTCAGGTAGCACAGGTGTCACGCACCACTGAGATCTGTCACTTCCCTGTACTTCCTGTTTGTGCCGTGGCCAAAGCGCACGTATCTGGAACGTTCCCTGAACAGGACAGGAGACTGAGaggtttctgtgttttcttggtGCAGAAAGCTGCCCAGAGGTTCTGCTCCCACTCTGGCACCTTGTCAGGGTCACctggccagcagggcaggatttCCCAGTCCTGGCTGCAGACCAGGACCAGTTCTTACCCACCTGACTCGATGGTGTAATTCGTGTTTGTAGATCAATCCAAGCCTCTGGCGGAAGGTTGCACCTCACTGGGTGCCAGTGTCAGTGCAGCAAAATCCAGTCCTCTTCATGCACAGAGATTGGGGGTGTAAAGGAACTCAGTGCAAACACAGGAGCTTTTCCCATGGCTTGGGGGTGATTTCCCTCTGCCCTCAGTGCCTGATGCAGCAGTTGTGTTTTCCAGGGCTGTCGTCCTTGCTGCAGAGCGTGGCTGGAAACACCGTTCAGTCAGGAGAACCTGCCTCACAGAGCACTTCGGCGTCGCCAGCCAACACGACCGTGCCGTGCATGAAGGCGAGGAACGTTCCTTCCAACCCGCAGTCCTTCATAGCCAAAAGTTTTGGTTATTCTCCAAACTCGACCACCGCAGAGGTTTCCTCCACTTCAGTCAATAAGGCTCCCGTTGGACATACCCCAGCACTGTCAAGCTCTGGTTTTAAACCACCGACTAATTCCCTGGGATTTTCCAGTTCCCACCCTACCAGTCCTTCCTCCCTTTTGCCAACAGAAACCTCACTGGGTCAATCCTCCGAAATTTCAAAAGCCAAGCTGGAATCGGAGCCCCCTTCTCCCAGCTTGGAGATGAAGATACACAATTTCCTGAAGGGGAATCCCGGCTTCAGTGGCCTGAACTTGAATATTCCCATCCTCAGCAGCTTGGGGTCCAGCATGGCAACAGAGAGTCACGCCTCTGACTTCCAGCGTGGTCCCACCAGCACTTCCATGGACAATGTGGACGGGACACCGGTGCGCGACGAGCGCAGCGGGACGCCCACCCAGGACGAGATGATGGACAAGCCAACGTCGAGCAACGTCGACACGATCTCCCTGCTGTCGAAAATCATGAGCCCCGGTTCTTCGACTCCCAGCAGTACAAGGTCGCCTCTGCAGGGCCGGGATGATGGATATTCCCAAGAACTTCCCAGCTCCGTGCACGGCTACCGGCCCTTCAGCCTTGGCAGAGAGTCCCCGGCCGGCCTGTACAAGCCGCCTGCGGACAGCAGGGAGATGCCCTCCTCCTTGATGGACTCCTCCCAGGAGAAGTTTTACCCAGACACGTCTTTCCAAGAAGACGAGGATTACCGTGACTTCGACTACTCCGGCCCGCCGCCCTCGGCCATGCTGAACCTGGAGAAGAAGCCGGTCAAATCTATCCTGAAATCGAGTAAAGTCCCAGATTCTGCCGAGTACCAGCCGGTGCTGTCCAGCTACGGGCAGCGGTCGCAGGAGTTTGGCGTGAAGCCATCCTTCCCCCCGGCCATGAGGTCGATCCTGGATCAGAGCGAGAGCTGCGACCCGCTCTCCTCGTCCCCAGGGATGTTTGGGAGCTACGGCCGCAGGGGGAAGGACTCGGCCTCGGACGGGTCCCCGTCGCCCAGCAAGAACGACGTGTTCTTCACGCCGGACTCCAACCACAGCGCCCTGCCCAAACCCGGCCTCCCGCAGAAGCAATACTCGGACTCGCCCCACGCGCTTCCCCACCGCTCGCTCTTCTCTCCCCAGAACGCGCTCCCCAGCCCCGCCAGCCGAGCgcccgcggcgggcggggacAAACCCATGGGTTCCTCCATCTCCGCCACCTCCACCATCGAGTTCAAGAACATGCTCAAAAACGCCTCCCGCAAGCCCTCCGAGGAGAAGCATTTTGGGCAGATTCCCAAAAGCAGCTCCGCTGAGGTGGGGAGCTTGTCCGGGGCTGTGAAGGGCGAGCCGCAGCCGCCAGAGGAGCACTACCGCATCGAGACCCGcgtctcctcctcctgcctggacCTGCCCGACAGCACCGAAGAGAAGGGGGCCCCCATCGAGACGCTGGGCTACCACAACGCCTCGAGCAGGGGCATGTCGGGGGAGCCGATCCAGACCGTGGAGTCCATCCGGGTGCTGGGCAAGGGCAGCCGGGGCCACGGGCGCGAGGGGAGCCGGGCGGGCTGGTTCGAGCTGAGCAGCGGCGGGAGCGCCTTTGACAACGGGCCCTCGGGCTCCTCGGAGCTGCCGGGCATGGGCGGCTTCCCGGCGCCCTACAAGGAGCACGTGCCAGCCTTCCCGGAGAGCGTCAACAACTTCCGAACGAACAACTTCAGCTCCGCCTTCGAGCACCacctgccgccgccgccgcccatCGTGCCGCCTCCCCTGGAGCACGGGAACCCCTTCCCGAGGGACCCGGTGGGGCCGCCCGCCGTGCCCCCGCCCGCTCCCACCAAGGACCACGGCGGCCTCTTCCCAAGGGATCACTCGGTCCCTCCGCGCATGCCGTCGGTGGATCACGCCAACCCCTTCTCCAAGGAAACGCCCGCGCCTCTGCCGCTGCCCCACGGCGTCCCCCCGCCCCCCTCGGTGGAGCACGCGGGGGTCCCGTTCCCCacgcccccgccgcccccggtgCCCGGGGAACACGCCGGCGTCCCCTTCCCCGCACAGCCGCCGCCGGCCGGGGAGCACGGCGGGGTCCCCTTCCCCGCGCCTCCCCCCCTGGAGCACGGCGCCGGCGCCTTCCCCAAGGAGCACGGTACGATGCAAGGGACGCTGAAGGAGCACTTCGGAGGGGCGCAGCCGCGGGaccccctgccccgctcccgaGACCCCGCGGGGCCCGGGCCCCTGCcccgggagcagctgggggcCGCGCGCGGGCTGGGACCCCCGGCAC
This genomic stretch from Hirundo rustica isolate bHirRus1 chromosome 29, bHirRus1.pri.v3, whole genome shotgun sequence harbors:
- the RPRD2 gene encoding LOW QUALITY PROTEIN: regulation of nuclear pre-mRNA domain-containing protein 2 (The sequence of the model RefSeq protein was modified relative to this genomic sequence to represent the inferred CDS: inserted 1 base in 1 codon); translation: MAAGGGGGGRASSSSSSSAAAASSAAGALEASLDRKLQAVTNTMESIQGLSSWCLENKRHHSTIVYHWMKWLRRSAFPHRLNLFYLANDVIQNCKRKNAIVFRDTFAEVLPEAASLVKDPSVSKSIERIFKIWEDRNVYPEETILALKEALSTTFKTQKQLKESLNKPNKPWKKSQTSTNPKAALKSKIVAEFRPQSLIDELLLYKRSEDQIELKEKQLSTMRVDVCSTETLKCLKDKTGGKKFSKEFEEASSKLEEFVNGLDKQVKNGPSLTEALENAGIFYEAQYKEVKVVANAYKTFANRVSNLKKKLDQLKATLPDPEESPVPSPSMDAPSPTGSESPFQGMGEENSSRSPAAGGRKMVSPEPATDNRDVEDMELSDVEDDTSKIIVEERKDKQAAPAPAKTESVPKAVPSAAAAATASGTVATPAPAPPTPPAPKVVSTAPIPLAPTLALPNLANVDLAKISSILSSLTSVMKSTGVSPASRPSPGTPTSPTALTSGLKTPVLGTASAPSNPLANILSKVEITPESILSALSKTQTQTAPALQGLSSLLQSVAGNTVQSGEPASQSTSASPANTTVPCMKARNVPSNPQSFIAKSFGYSPNSTTAEVSSTSVNKAPVGHTPALSSSGFKPPTNSLGFSSSHPTSPSSLLPTETSLGQSSEISKAKLESEPPSPSLEMKIHNFLKGNPGFSGLNLNIPILSSLGSSMATESHASDFQRGPTSTSMDNVDGTPVRDERSGTPTQDEMMDKPTSSNVDTISLLSKIMSPGSSTPSSTRSPLQGRDDGYSQELPSSVHGYRPFSLGRESPAGLYKPPADSREMPSSLMDSSQEKFYPDTSFQEDEDYRDFDYSGPPPSAMLNLEKKPVKSILKSSKVPDSAEYQPVLSSYGQRSQEFGVKPSFPPAMRSILDQSESCDPLSSSPGMFGSYGRRGKDSASDGSPSPSKNDVFFTPDSNHSALPKPGLPQKQYSDSPHALPHRSLFSPQNALPSPASRAPAAGGDKPMGSSISATSTIEFKNMLKNASRKPSEEKHFGQIPKSSSAEVGSLSGAVKGEPQPPEEHYRIETRVSSSCLDLPDSTEEKGAPIETLGYHNASSRGMSGEPIQTVESIRVLGKGSRGHGREGSRAGWFELSSGGSAFDNGPSGSSELPGMGGFPAPYKEHVPAFPESVNNFRTNNFSSAFEHHLPPPPPIVPPPLEHGNPFPRDPVGPPAVPPPAPTKDHGGLFPRDHSVPPRMPSVDHANPFSKETPAPLPLPHGVPPPPSVEHAGVPFPTPPPPPVPGEHAGVPFPAQPPPAGEHGGVPFPAPPPLEHGAGAFPKEHGTMQGTLKEHFGGAQPRDPLPRSRDPAGPGPLPREQLGAARGLGPPAHREPGGRGSVLLRTPRAEFRPREPFGGRDPFXEPEATAATLRKRGSPFLHP